One part of the SAR324 cluster bacterium genome encodes these proteins:
- a CDS encoding 2-dehydropantoate 2-reductase, with protein MKILMLGAGGVGGYFGARLHEAGVDITFLVRPKRAEILSHQGLIVETPTQTIRIQPQLVTKDKLFQNYDLVMLSPKAYDLEDALETVKEVPGNPLYLPLLNGFDHLQRMDDEFGRDRVMGGVAHIAAELTDKGVVRQLNSLHRFTFGTRHACQEPLATKLAQLTEQASFDIIQSKNIEQSLWDKWTFLATLASMNTLMRANVGVIESTEFGGQAMGRMFDECCSIAEKSGFQISEAVRTKALEILRKENSDFTASMLRDLESGNQTEHEHIIGSMLRRGKQAKLDCPSLQLAFTHMTIRELKES; from the coding sequence TGGTGTTGATATCACCTTTCTAGTGAGACCCAAAAGGGCTGAGATACTGAGTCACCAAGGGTTGATTGTTGAAACTCCGACCCAGACGATTCGAATACAACCTCAATTGGTAACGAAAGATAAGCTTTTTCAGAACTATGACCTAGTGATGTTGAGTCCAAAGGCCTACGATCTTGAAGATGCCCTTGAGACGGTAAAGGAAGTCCCGGGCAATCCCCTTTACCTACCTTTGTTGAATGGTTTTGACCACCTCCAGCGAATGGATGATGAATTTGGGAGAGACAGAGTGATGGGTGGTGTGGCTCATATTGCAGCAGAGTTAACTGATAAAGGGGTCGTTCGCCAACTCAATTCACTGCACCGTTTTACTTTCGGGACAAGGCATGCTTGTCAGGAACCATTAGCAACCAAATTGGCACAACTCACCGAACAAGCATCATTTGATATTATTCAGAGTAAAAATATTGAGCAGTCGCTTTGGGACAAATGGACCTTCTTAGCCACCTTGGCCTCGATGAATACACTGATGCGGGCGAATGTGGGAGTGATTGAGTCAACAGAGTTTGGTGGTCAGGCTATGGGGCGAATGTTTGATGAGTGCTGTTCAATTGCTGAGAAGTCAGGATTCCAGATTTCTGAGGCAGTTCGAACCAAAGCCTTGGAAATCCTAAGAAAAGAAAATTCTGATTTTACTGCTTCGATGTTGCGGGATTTAGAATCAGGAAACCAGACAGAGCATGAACATATTATTGGCTCCATGCTACGTCGTGGGAAACAAGCCAAGTTAGACTGCCCTAGCTTACAACTTGCTTTCACACATATGACGATACGAGAGCTAAAAGAAAGCTAA
- a CDS encoding DUF3015 family protein has translation MITDSQKVFHKRTRVIRLKFCFICFTLIFIASHKLHATHYGGAPSYKKWNKRESVDSSIFITTENSSSSTSSSSSGDKYDPYALFLQNNYHLIQEQVAQGFGSSLEVIAQFYGCQEPLYKNARITLNANYTLLFDEKQSDKYIQQSIEQVLLKNELLRNECKNLPMKAT, from the coding sequence ATGATAACTGATTCCCAAAAAGTTTTTCATAAAAGGACCAGGGTCATACGACTAAAATTTTGTTTTATCTGCTTTACCTTAATTTTTATAGCTTCACATAAATTACACGCAACTCATTACGGTGGAGCGCCGTCCTACAAAAAGTGGAATAAAAGAGAGTCTGTAGATTCCAGCATTTTCATAACGACTGAGAATTCCTCTTCTTCTACTTCCTCCAGTTCTTCTGGAGATAAGTACGATCCCTATGCATTATTTCTTCAGAATAACTATCATCTAATCCAAGAACAAGTGGCTCAGGGGTTCGGATCTTCTTTAGAAGTGATTGCGCAATTCTATGGCTGTCAGGAACCTTTATACAAAAATGCAAGAATTACGTTGAATGCCAATTACACATTGCTATTTGATGAGAAACAAAGTGACAAGTATATACAGCAAAGCATTGAGCAGGTACTGCTGAAAAATGAGCTTCTGCGAAATGAGTGCAAAAATTTACCTATGAAGGCTACCTAA
- a CDS encoding DUF3015 family protein, translating to MRSSRPTFTRSSGSGPFQMTKGSTASTSSSTSRDRYSAFLWDQYDGIQEQVAQGDGEYLEVIARFIGCPTEFSGVFKTELNQNYELLFEKPNDADHLEQGITGVLQKASHLRDVCNPKLLSEA from the coding sequence ATGAGAAGTAGTCGGCCAACATTTACACGCAGTAGCGGGTCAGGCCCTTTCCAAATGACAAAAGGCAGCACAGCCTCCACATCTTCAAGTACCTCCAGAGATCGATATTCCGCTTTCCTTTGGGATCAATATGATGGCATTCAAGAACAAGTGGCTCAGGGGGATGGAGAATACCTTGAAGTAATCGCTAGGTTCATTGGCTGCCCGACTGAGTTTTCGGGGGTATTCAAAACTGAATTGAATCAGAACTATGAATTACTCTTTGAAAAACCTAATGATGCTGATCATCTTGAACAAGGAATCACTGGAGTCTTACAGAAAGCCAGTCATCTACGAGATGTCTGCAATCCCAAATTATTGTCAGAAGCTTAA